Proteins encoded together in one Aeromonas encheleia window:
- the flgM gene encoding flagellar biosynthesis anti-sigma factor FlgM, with the protein MKITRTDPLYVQTQPQRKQDAAPAQSQPRTSHGDARISTTAQTINQARSQLVSTSDVDMEKVNQIRQAIGEGKLELDMDALSQAILDMHRR; encoded by the coding sequence ATGAAAATCACCCGTACCGATCCGCTCTATGTCCAGACCCAGCCGCAACGCAAGCAGGATGCCGCGCCTGCTCAGTCACAACCAAGGACGAGCCATGGCGATGCCCGGATCAGCACCACGGCACAAACCATCAATCAGGCTAGGAGCCAGCTGGTCTCCACTTCGGACGTGGATATGGAGAAGGTGAACCAGATCCGGCAGGCCATCGGCGAGGGCAAGCTCGAGCTCGACATGGATGCCCTGAGCCAGGCCATCCTGGATATGCACCGCCGATGA
- the lfgN gene encoding lateral flagellar protein LfgN, producing the protein MSMTPKLRVKQLIVGIQQDCGRYTDLQQLLRNQHGLLASHDVDGLTEHNRQQTKLLADIQQQAQQRCQHLLALGLKPDEKGMATLITKLPSPLQQSVGEQWQRLELLLQQCRRQNELNGRLLAGQIETINTLLGQESSYGQQERFPD; encoded by the coding sequence ATGAGCATGACCCCCAAGCTGAGGGTCAAGCAGCTGATCGTCGGCATCCAGCAAGACTGTGGTCGCTACACCGATCTGCAGCAGTTGTTGCGAAACCAGCACGGTCTGCTGGCCAGCCATGATGTCGACGGGCTGACCGAGCACAATCGGCAACAGACCAAGCTGCTGGCCGACATCCAGCAACAGGCCCAGCAACGCTGCCAGCACCTGCTGGCGCTGGGACTCAAACCCGATGAGAAGGGAATGGCGACACTCATCACCAAGCTGCCCAGTCCGTTGCAACAGAGCGTCGGCGAGCAATGGCAGCGACTCGAGTTGCTGCTGCAACAATGTCGACGCCAGAACGAGCTCAATGGTCGTTTGCTGGCAGGACAGATAGAGACGATCAATACCCTGTTGGGCCAGGAGTCATCCTATGGCCAGCAGGAGCGCTTTCCCGATTGA